The Neorhizobium sp. NCHU2750 genome contains the following window.
CGACCGGCGGCGAGATTTCCTTCTACGGAGCTGATGGCGAAACGCTGGAACCGAATGCCCGCATCGTCTTCCAGGAGCCGCGCCTGCTGCCATGGTTTTCGGTTGCCGATAACGTGGCGGTGGGACTTGGCGACGGTGTGTCGAAGGCGAGGGGCCGCGAGCGGGCAGGGCAGGCGCTCGCCGCCGTACAGCTGGCCGAGAAGGCCGCCGAATGGCCGTCGAAACTCTCCGGTGGGCAAAGGCAGCGGGTGGCGCTTGCCCGCGCACTGGTCAGCCGCCCCGGCCTTCTGGCGCTCGACGAACCGCTCGGCGCGCTCGACGCTTTGACCCGCATCGGCATGCAGGATCTCGTTACCGATGTCTGGCGTGAACTCGGCTTCACCGCGGTCCTCGTCACCCATGATGTGGCCGAAGCCGTGCATCTCGCCGACAGGGTCATCGTTCTCGACGAAGGCCGCATCAGCCTCGATCTCGATATCCCCCAACCCCGCCCGCGCCGTCATGGCGATCCGGCTCTGGCCGAACTGGAGGGGCAATTGCTGGACCGGATCTTGGGGCGGGGCTGAAGGAGCCTTTCAAATAAAGAGAAAGCCGCGGACCATGTCTGCGGCTTTCTCTGCTTCGGCAATCAGAACGGCTTGATCACGGCCAGCGCCACGATCAGCACGAGACAGATCAGGATGACCGGCATGCCCACGCGCACGAAGGCGTTCGGGTCGAGCTTCGGATCGGCGGCCATCTTGCGCATGGCGGCCTGCTGCATGCCGTGCAGCGCCGACAGGATGACGACCAGCAGGATCTTGGCATGCAGCCAGCCATTGCCGGCAAAGCCGGTATAAGCGAAGGCGAGCCACAGGCCGAAGATCCACACGCCCGCAAGGGCTGCCGTCGTGACAGTACGGTCGTATTTCCTGAGCGCCACGATCACCCCGACGCGGATCTGCGCCGGCACCATGGAAATCACGAAGGCATTCATCAGCATGCCGCCGATGAGCAGGAAATCCGACAGAAGGTGCAGGGCCTTAATGACGAAATAGAGCATTCTCATTCACTCCAGATGATGGATTCGGTAAGGCCGAGTTCGGCCAGGTCATTGGCGCGCAACGCCTGCTCGGCAGGGTCGGCAGGAAAGAATTCATCGAGCTGCGGTGGCTTCACCGATGTGCCCGACAGCATCGCATGAACCTGTCCGCGATGGTGGATCTGGTGCTGGAACAGATGCATGAGGATGCGGTCGGCGCGCTCCACCTGCATATGCGTCTTTCGCGGAATGCGAACCTCCGCGCCAAGCGTCTCCGGTGTCAGGCCGCGACAGTGGTCGATCAGGCGTCTGTCGGCGAGGCGCTGCTCGCGCGCCAGATCGGCAAATGCCGGATAGGGGATTTCCGGATCGAAGGCAGCGCTCCCCGGACAGTTCCCTTCCAGTGCCCCGATATAGAGCCAGTCGACCGTCAGGATATGGTTCAGCGTATGGATGATCGAGGAGAAGAAGCTGACGCGCGGTCCGGCAAGCTCACCCTCGGATAGCATTGCGCAGGCCTTGAGGATCCGGTGATTGGCCCAGGCATTGTTATAGGCCTGGGCGATGAAAGTGCGCTCCGGCGTCATGAAGCCGTTCCCCGTTGAAGCGAAGAAACTAGCCCTTCAGCTTGGCGATGACCAGATGGCCGGGGCTCGGATTGCCGTCCTGCATGCGCACGTTGATGTCACTCATCTCGACGAGCTCGAAGCCGGTATCGACAAGCCGGGCGCGGATGTAAGCCGGTGCATGCAGGAAGCGCTGATGCGGGCCGACGGCATAGGTGGCCGCGCCATCTTCCGCGGTAATGGCTTCCGACGAGAAGATGAACAAGCCACCGGCCACCATGTTCTCCGCCGCGCCGAAGAACAGAGGTTCCAGCGCGCCGAGATAGGGCAACACGTCGGTAGCGGTGATCAGGTCGAAAGCGTCGTCGTCATTGTCTTCGAGGAAGTCTTCGACTTCGGCGACATAGAGCGTCTCGTAGAGATCCTTCTCATGGGCGATCTCGACCATGTTTTCCGAAATGTCGATGCCGGTGATGTCGTCCACCATGTCGCGCAGCGCGCCGCCGGTAAGCCCCGTGCCGCAGCCGAGATCGAGCATCCGCTTGAACGGGCCGAGCTTCCGCTCCTGCAGCCGCTGGCGCACCATGACGGGTACGGCATAGCCGAGCTGCTCGACGAGAATGTCTTCGAAGCTTTCGGCATGCTGGTCGAACAGCGTCTCGACATAGGCGTCCGGCGCCTTGGGCGGAGCCTCGCCGCGGCCCATCGAGGCGATCCGCACGGAGGCGCCGCCGTGATCCTCGGGGTCGATTTCGAGCACCTGCTGATAGGCCTTGACCGCGGCATCGAAATCGCCGGCCTTTTCCAGCGCGAGCGCCCGGTTATAGGCTTCCGCCAATGCGTCTTCGTCGATCTTCGCCATGAACCTTCATCCTCGTTATTGCGAGCGCTTTAAGCGTCGCCGGGGCGTTTGGCAATCGCGAGGATTGACATCGCAGAAGTCAGCGGGGGCTCAATGCAGGATGATCTCGCCGTTCACCGCCCGCCATTCATTGGCCGCGATCAGCTTGCGATGCACGTAGCGCACCGAATGCAGCGGCCCGTCCAGCGTCTCCTCCCAGAATTTCAGAAAGCCTTTCATCTCCGGAAAGTCCGGCGCGAGGTCGTAATTCTGCCAGACGTAGCTCTGCAACAGTTTCGGGTGGTCGGGCAGGCGATAGAAGATCTGGGCGGTGGTGAGGCCATAGCCTCTCAGCATCATTTCGAGTTCCGACATTTGCTGTTCCCTTGTTTGGCGACGCAGCGGATGCGTCACCATCAAGGGGAACATGGCATGCTTAACGGAAGCTTGACATATGTCGGTTTTATGAATGTTTAGTGTTTTATTGCAATAGGTTAGCAGTGCTCGAAATCGAGTGCTGCTAACGCTTCAGGTGGCGGGTCAACCGGCGTTCGATCCAGGCCCAGAGGTGCCGCAGCGCTTCCACCATGGCAAGGTAGAAGATCGCCGCCCACAGATAGGTCTGGTAGTCGAACGTGCGCGAGAAGGCATAGCGCGTCTCGCCCATCAGGTCGTAGACGGTGACGATCGACACAACCGCCGAACCCTTGATCAGCAGAATGATCTCGTTGCCATAGGGGCGAAGCGCCACGATCAGCGCCTGCGGCAGGATGACCTTGCGAAACGCGATCCGCTTCGACAGGCCGAGCGCGGCGGCACCCTCGCGCTGTCCGTTCGGCACGCTTTCGATCGCCCCGCGCAGGATTTCCGCCTGATAGGCGGCGGTGTTGATCGTCAGCGAGAACAGGCCGCAATACCAGGCATCGCGGAAGAACCACCAGAGGCCGATGGCTTCGAACTGCGGCCGGAAACTGCCGAAGCCGTAATAGACGACGAACAATTGGGCCAGCAGCGGCGTGCCGCGGAAGAAGTAGACATAGGCATAGGCGAAGGCGCCGATGATGCGGTTCTTCGACATGCGGGCAAAGGCGAGCGGCAGGCCGATCACCGCCCCCAGAATGACGGAGAGGCCGACCAGTGACACGGTCGTCCAAAGGCCGTGCATGTAGCGCGGCCCGTAACGTTCCAGCTTGTCCGGATCCCAGCCGGTCACCACCATGGCGATGAGCGCGACCGCCAAGAGCAGCCAGACGGCCAGCAGCCCAACACCCAGCATGCGCGCGCCCGTGAGAGGCCGCTCGACGATCTTCGGCGCGGGACGCGGCTGGATCAGTTCGCTGACATGGCTCCCCGAAATGCTCATCGATGCACCTCCGAGCGTTTTGCCCAGCGTTCGATGAAGCCGAGGCCGAAGGAGGAAATGATCGCCAGCAGCAGATAGAGCAGGCAGGCAAGGCCGTAGAAGAAGAAGGCGTCCTTGGTCACGCGCACCGCCACATTGGTCTGGCGCAGGATATCGGCGAGCCCGATGATTGAAACATAGGACGTGTCTTTCAACAGGATCATCCAGAGATTGCTGAGGCCCGGAAGCGCGATCCGGACGAGCTGCGGCAGGATGATCAAGAGCATGGTGCGCCAGCGGCGCAAGCCGAGCGCATCGCCGGCCTCGTATTGCCCGCTCGGGATGGCACGGAAGGCCGACAGCAGCACTTCCGAGCAATAGGCGGAAAACACCACCGACAGCGCGATCATGCCGGCAACGAAGGCATTGATCTCGATCCGCTCGTCATAGCCGAACGAGGCAAGAACCGACTGGATGAGGATCTGCGCACCGTAATAGATGATGAACAGCGTGAGCAGTTCCGGCATGCCGCGGAAGATCGTCGTGTAGATCCCGGCGGCAAGCCTCAGGAGGCGATCCTGCGATTGCTGCCCGAGCGCCACGATGAAACCGATGATCAGGCCGACCGGGAGCGTGCAGAGGGCAACCGTGACGGTGATTCTGACACCTGCCGCGATCTCGTCTCCCCAGCCGCTGTCGCCACAGGCAAGGATCGTCCCGTTCCCCATGAGGGAAAACACACCGACCGGACCGCAGAACGGGTCGAAGACGGTCGATATCCAGGTCAGAACATTGGCCACAATATCGCCAAGTGCGGAAAACAATCCGCCCATCCATATTCCCCTTGTTCGATGGCGGTCTTGGCCGCCTTTATCTGGGTGTTGTCAAACAAAAATGGCGGAAGGGCAAGCCTCCCGCCATTTTTGGCTATGACCGGCAGTGGATTTCTTACTCGCCGTAAACGTCGAAGTCGAAATACTTGTCCTGGATCTTCTTGTAGGTGCCGTCGGCGCGGATGGCGGCGATCGCGGCGTTGAGCTTGTCCTTCAGCGCGGTATCGCCCTTGCGTACTGCAATGCCTGCACCGATGCCGTTGATTTCCGGGTCGCTCTTCAGCGGCGTCAGGATCTTGCAGCATGCGCCGGCGTCCGACTTGACCCACTGCGACAGAACGACGATGTCGTCGATGACAGCGTCGATACGGCCGTTGGAGATGTCGAGCTTGTATTCATCGGCAGTCGGGTAGAGCTTCAGCTCGGTACCGGAAAGATGCTTCTCGGCATAATTGGCGTGCGTAGTGGAGCTCTGTGCGCCGATCGTCTTGCCCTTCAGGTCTTCGATCGTCTTGGCCGGCGAATCCTTCGGCACGGCGATTGCCGGCGGGGTGTTGTAATATTTGTTGGTGAAATCGACGAGCTTGGAACGCTCCGGCGTGATCGACATGGACGACAGGATCATGTCGAACTTCTTGGCCTGAAGGGCCGGGATGATGCCGTCCCAGTCATTGCTGACGAAGGTGCATTCGACCTTCATCTGGGCGCAGAGCGCGCGGCCGATATCCATGTCGAAACCGAGGAACTGACCGCTGGCATCGACATATTCGAAGGGCGGGTAGGTGGAATCGGTGCCGATGACGAGCTTGTCGGCAGCCATTGCGGAGCCGGCGAACATCGAAATCGCGGCGATCGACGCGGCAGCAAGCGCACGGAATGAAATCTTCATAATGGTCCTCTCTGTTGGCAACCCGGCGGCGTTTGTTAGGTTTTTCACCGTTGGGGCAGGGCGCATCAGCGCCGTGCTTTTTATAGATACCGCCGCCGGAAAAATTGCAATGGCATTTTGTGAGGCAACCTCGGGCTTCACAACAGCTTGTTTCGGCTGTGGTGAACGGCTCGTTCAAACGCCGTTCAGACTTAAGCCCCGATCATGCGCAACTGAGCTGCTTTGCCTCGAAGGGAACAAATTTGACGCAAATGCAGTTGAGACGCCGCTAAAGTCCGCCCGCCGAGGCAAAAATGGACGATCGGGACGAAACACAGAAAGAGGAATATGCCATGTCGATAAAATCCAGATTGTTTGCCAGCGTGGCAGCCCCGGTCCTGTCCCTGCCGCTGTTGATCCAGCCGGTCATGGCGATGCCTTTGGGGCTTGATGTCGCACCCGCCGGTATGGCGCAACCGGGCCTCATCCGCGTCCAGCAGCAGGTCATCCCGCAGGATGAGCAGCCGGGCAAGGGCAAGGAACGCCAGAAGCGCGATGAAAAGCAGCGAGACGACAAGCAGCAGGGAGGCGAGCGCCCGCAGGCCGAAGGCCGCGGCAAGGGCGGTGATCAGACGGGCGGCCAGGGTGGCGACGAGCAGCCGAAGCGCCGTCAGCAACAGGCAGATCAGGCCCCGCAGCAGCGCGAGGCACCGAAGCAGGATGCACAGCAGGCCGGTGAGCCGCAGCGCAAGCCAAAGCCGGCGGATCAGGCCGGCGAGGCGCAACCGAAGTCGCGCCAGCAGAATGCCGAGCAGGCACCCGATGCCAAGCCTGCCAAGAAGCAGGATGCTCAGCAGGCTGAACAGCCTCAGCAGGCTCCTAAGCCCGCCCGGCAGCAGGCTGACCAGAGTGGCACGGCCCAGCCGGCCAAGCCTGCACGTCAGGCAGACCAGGCCGAAGAGCCGCTACAGAAGCCGCGCCAGCAGAATGCCGAGCAGGCACCCGACGCCAAGCCCGCTAAGAAGCAGGATGCCCAGCAGGCGGAGCAGCCGCAGCAGGCTCCGAAGCCGCCCCGCCAGCAGGCCGATCAAGGCACAGGCAATCAGCCCGTAAGTCCGGCCAGACAGGCGGATCAGGCACAGCAGCCGCAGCGCAAGCCGCATCCGGGCGATCAGACCGGCGAGCCGCAGCAGAAGCCACGCCAGCAGAATGCTGACGGTGCCCCTGATGCGAAGCCTCCGAGAAAGCCGGATGCTCAGCAAGGCCAGATGCAGCCGGACCAGGCCCAGCCCGGCCAGACCCAGCCTGGTAAGGCGCCAGCCAGCCAGCAGGCCGGCCAGGGTTCCGACCAGCAGCTGAACAACGGCCGTCCAGGCCAGCCGCCTCAGACCGCCAAGACCCCCGAGCAGGTGGAACGTGCCAAGGAGATAGCCAAGGATCCGAAGGCCGCAAAGCCCGGTGAAACGGCTGTTCTCCCGGTTGAAAACGGCGCGGCCGTGCTCGACAGTGCCAAGCAACCCAACCGGCGTCCATCGGCTGATGGCCGTAACCAGCCGGGCCAGTCCGATCAGCAGGCAGGACAGCAAGGCCGTCCGTCGCGCAATCCGGTCGCAGACCAGCCGGCAGGTCCTCCGCCGCGTTCCGATGCCGATGCGCAGGGTCCGGGCATGTCCCGCCAGCAGGAACAGCAGGCGGTGCGCGATGCCGACAAGGAGCGTGGCCAGCGCCTCGACAAGCGTCCGAAATTCGAGCGGCCGAAGGGCTGGGAAGTTCTCGGCGCAGCCGCTCTTGGTGCTGCGGTCGGCTATGCGGTCGGGCAGGGCCAGCAGGGCAACCCGCCGCCGCAGCCAGGCTATGCCGACCGCGATGACGGGCGCGTCTTCATGCGCATCGACGATCAGGAGGTTATCCGCCACGACGACAGCCGTCGCTTCTACGACGATCGCCGCCCGCCGGAATATGACCAGCTCAGCCAGGGCCGTGTCCGCGAAGTCATCATGCGCGACGACGGCACGCGTATCGTCACCATCCGCAACCGCTATGGCGAAATCGTGCAGCGTTCCCGCGTAGCCCCCGATGGCCGCGAATATGTGCTCTATTATGCACCGCAGCTGGTCAACGAGACCCGCGGTCCGGACTATGTCTGGCGCGATCCGGGCGATGACCTGCCGCCGATGCGCCTGCAGGTGCCGCTCGACGATTATATCGCCGACACCTCGGCAGAGCCGAATCGCGACTACTACCGCTTCCTCGAGCAGCCTCCGGTCGAACGTGTCGAGCGCGTCTATTCGCTGGATGAGGTCCGCTATTCGGCCCGCCTGCGAGACAAGGTGCGCCGTATCGACCTCGATACGATCACCTTCGACACAGGCAGCGCCGATATTTCGATGAACCAGGCCGGCACGCTGCGCAATGTCGCCGAAGGCATCAAGCAGGTGCTGGGCAAGGACCCGTCTGAAACCTTCCTCATCGAAGGTCACACCGATGCCGTCGGCTCCGATCAGGACAATCTCGTCCTCTCCGACCAGCGTGCGGAATCGGTCGCTCGCGTCCTGACCGATGTCTATGGAATCCCGCCGGAAAACATGGCGACGCAGGGTTACGGCGAACAGTTCCTGAAGGTCCAGACCGCTGGCCCGAACCAGGAAAACCGCCGCGTCACCATCCGCCGTATCACCCCGCTGGTAAAGCCGGTCGCCTCGAACCAGTAAGGGGCCGCTATCAGGTTAAAAACGGAAAGCCGCCGGTCGCAGGATCGGCGGCTTTCCTTTATCCGGATTGCAGGGATTAGCGTCTGGGAACGCCGATGGTCTCGATCACGAAATCGGCGATCGCCGCCGTATCGTCGAGGTCGAAAACTGGCAGGCGCGCGTCTTCGACCGGGTGGTCGGCTGCGATGGCAACGATATGCGGGTCGCTCGGTGCCAGTGGCTCGCGGCTTCTCGATGCCAGCCGCCTCAGTTCGATCTTCGGGATCGCCTCCTGCTTGTAGCCCTCGACCAGAACCAGGTCGCAGGGCGATATCCGCTGCAGGATTTCTTCGAGCGTCGGTTCGGCAGCGCCCCGCAATTCGTGCATGATGGCAAATCGTGTGCCCGAGACGATCGTCACCTCCTCGGCGCCCGCCTCCCGGTGGCGAAAGGAATCGGCGCCCGGCTTGTCGATGTCGAAATCATGATGCGCATGCTTGATCGTCGAGATCCGGTAGCCGCGTGCTGTGAGTTCCGTCACCAGCCGGACGGTCAGTCCGGTCTTGCCGGAATTCTTCCAGCCGGAAATGCCGAAGGCCGGCGTGTGCAATCCCTGCAATGTCTTTGATGCCGCCGGTGGTGTCAGCTGTGATGTCATGCGAGAGCCTCCGCAAAGGCCTGCGCATCGGTAAGCTCTTCGGGCGTATTGATGTTGAGGAAGGGATCGAGTTCGCCGGCGCCTGTCTGCAGCGGCGAAAAATCGACAGCCACCGTATGGTGACGATCGAGGAATGCGTTGATACGGCGGTTGTCTTCAACGACGAGCGAGTGCTCCAGATCATCGGCAAGGGCTGTCGGCCAGAGGCCGAAGACCGGGTGACGGCGCCCAAGCGAAGACGCGATGACGATCGCTTCCTTGCTATCGCAGGCGGCGATCAGCCTTTCAGCGAGATCCTTCGGAAAGAACGGGCTGTCGCAGGGCACGGTGAGGTAATGCGAGGCTTCCGCGTAATGACGCATGCCTGTCAGTATTCCGGCAAGCGGCCCGAGCTGCCCGGCTACGCTGTCTTCAATGACGGGCAATGACTCGAATCCGGGAAAGGCCGCGGAAGAATTGACGGAAACCGAGGTGACCTGGGGTGTGAGCCTGTCGACCACATGTCTCAACACGGCCTTGCCGTTGAGCGGCAGCAGCGCCTTGTTGGCCCCCATGCGGCTCGATCTGCCTCCGGCGAGAATGAGGCCGGGCGGCACCTTGGTCTGTCCCATATATTCTTCCCTGTTGAGCGCGCCCGCCAAGGATACTGAGGCCCCCCGTCATACCCCGGAGGGAGTAACGGCGGAGGTCTTGGCGGTGTCGCTGGCGCGCCGGCTTTCGCGATAGAACGTGTAGAGGCCGGATGAGATGACGATGGCGGCGCCGATCAGCATGGAGGTCCCCGGTCTTTCACCGAATGCCAGGACACCGATCAGCAGGGCCCAGATGAGGCTGGTATAGCGGAACGGCGCAACGAAGGATATGTCGCCGGATCGCATCGCGAGGATGACGGTCTGATAGGCGCAGAACAGGGCCACCGCCGTCAGCGACAGCTTCATCCAGTTGTCCCCTGAAATCGGTTGCCAGCCACCCGCCGGCACCAGGAGCGCAAATCCCACCGTCATCGT
Protein-coding sequences here:
- a CDS encoding ATP-binding cassette domain-containing protein, with the translated sequence MPIGPFQSPLAFISDSELVEYLNFQPVEAPPEPIEEASPQPAGLRLRGVDKLFGANHVLKGIDLDVPAGQFVAIVGKSGCGKSTLLRLLVGLDAPTGGEISFYGADGETLEPNARIVFQEPRLLPWFSVADNVAVGLGDGVSKARGRERAGQALAAVQLAEKAAEWPSKLSGGQRQRVALARALVSRPGLLALDEPLGALDALTRIGMQDLVTDVWRELGFTAVLVTHDVAEAVHLADRVIVLDEGRISLDLDIPQPRPRRHGDPALAELEGQLLDRILGRG
- a CDS encoding CopD family protein, coding for MLYFVIKALHLLSDFLLIGGMLMNAFVISMVPAQIRVGVIVALRKYDRTVTTAALAGVWIFGLWLAFAYTGFAGNGWLHAKILLVVILSALHGMQQAAMRKMAADPKLDPNAFVRVGMPVILICLVLIVALAVIKPF
- a CDS encoding DinB family protein translates to MTPERTFIAQAYNNAWANHRILKACAMLSEGELAGPRVSFFSSIIHTLNHILTVDWLYIGALEGNCPGSAAFDPEIPYPAFADLAREQRLADRRLIDHCRGLTPETLGAEVRIPRKTHMQVERADRILMHLFQHQIHHRGQVHAMLSGTSVKPPQLDEFFPADPAEQALRANDLAELGLTESIIWSE
- a CDS encoding methyltransferase domain-containing protein, encoding MAKIDEDALAEAYNRALALEKAGDFDAAVKAYQQVLEIDPEDHGGASVRIASMGRGEAPPKAPDAYVETLFDQHAESFEDILVEQLGYAVPVMVRQRLQERKLGPFKRMLDLGCGTGLTGGALRDMVDDITGIDISENMVEIAHEKDLYETLYVAEVEDFLEDNDDDAFDLITATDVLPYLGALEPLFFGAAENMVAGGLFIFSSEAITAEDGAATYAVGPHQRFLHAPAYIRARLVDTGFELVEMSDINVRMQDGNPSPGHLVIAKLKG
- a CDS encoding usg protein; translated protein: MSELEMMLRGYGLTTAQIFYRLPDHPKLLQSYVWQNYDLAPDFPEMKGFLKFWEETLDGPLHSVRYVHRKLIAANEWRAVNGEIILH
- a CDS encoding ABC transporter permease: MSISGSHVSELIQPRPAPKIVERPLTGARMLGVGLLAVWLLLAVALIAMVVTGWDPDKLERYGPRYMHGLWTTVSLVGLSVILGAVIGLPLAFARMSKNRIIGAFAYAYVYFFRGTPLLAQLFVVYYGFGSFRPQFEAIGLWWFFRDAWYCGLFSLTINTAAYQAEILRGAIESVPNGQREGAAALGLSKRIAFRKVILPQALIVALRPYGNEIILLIKGSAVVSIVTVYDLMGETRYAFSRTFDYQTYLWAAIFYLAMVEALRHLWAWIERRLTRHLKR
- a CDS encoding ABC transporter permease, producing MGGLFSALGDIVANVLTWISTVFDPFCGPVGVFSLMGNGTILACGDSGWGDEIAAGVRITVTVALCTLPVGLIIGFIVALGQQSQDRLLRLAAGIYTTIFRGMPELLTLFIIYYGAQILIQSVLASFGYDERIEINAFVAGMIALSVVFSAYCSEVLLSAFRAIPSGQYEAGDALGLRRWRTMLLIILPQLVRIALPGLSNLWMILLKDTSYVSIIGLADILRQTNVAVRVTKDAFFFYGLACLLYLLLAIISSFGLGFIERWAKRSEVHR
- a CDS encoding ABC transporter substrate-binding protein, translating into MKISFRALAAASIAAISMFAGSAMAADKLVIGTDSTYPPFEYVDASGQFLGFDMDIGRALCAQMKVECTFVSNDWDGIIPALQAKKFDMILSSMSITPERSKLVDFTNKYYNTPPAIAVPKDSPAKTIEDLKGKTIGAQSSTTHANYAEKHLSGTELKLYPTADEYKLDISNGRIDAVIDDIVVLSQWVKSDAGACCKILTPLKSDPEINGIGAGIAVRKGDTALKDKLNAAIAAIRADGTYKKIQDKYFDFDVYGE
- a CDS encoding OmpA family protein, translated to MSIKSRLFASVAAPVLSLPLLIQPVMAMPLGLDVAPAGMAQPGLIRVQQQVIPQDEQPGKGKERQKRDEKQRDDKQQGGERPQAEGRGKGGDQTGGQGGDEQPKRRQQQADQAPQQREAPKQDAQQAGEPQRKPKPADQAGEAQPKSRQQNAEQAPDAKPAKKQDAQQAEQPQQAPKPARQQADQSGTAQPAKPARQADQAEEPLQKPRQQNAEQAPDAKPAKKQDAQQAEQPQQAPKPPRQQADQGTGNQPVSPARQADQAQQPQRKPHPGDQTGEPQQKPRQQNADGAPDAKPPRKPDAQQGQMQPDQAQPGQTQPGKAPASQQAGQGSDQQLNNGRPGQPPQTAKTPEQVERAKEIAKDPKAAKPGETAVLPVENGAAVLDSAKQPNRRPSADGRNQPGQSDQQAGQQGRPSRNPVADQPAGPPPRSDADAQGPGMSRQQEQQAVRDADKERGQRLDKRPKFERPKGWEVLGAAALGAAVGYAVGQGQQGNPPPQPGYADRDDGRVFMRIDDQEVIRHDDSRRFYDDRRPPEYDQLSQGRVREVIMRDDGTRIVTIRNRYGEIVQRSRVAPDGREYVLYYAPQLVNETRGPDYVWRDPGDDLPPMRLQVPLDDYIADTSAEPNRDYYRFLEQPPVERVERVYSLDEVRYSARLRDKVRRIDLDTITFDTGSADISMNQAGTLRNVAEGIKQVLGKDPSETFLIEGHTDAVGSDQDNLVLSDQRAESVARVLTDVYGIPPENMATQGYGEQFLKVQTAGPNQENRRVTIRRITPLVKPVASNQ
- the mobB gene encoding molybdopterin-guanine dinucleotide biosynthesis protein B; protein product: MTSQLTPPAASKTLQGLHTPAFGISGWKNSGKTGLTVRLVTELTARGYRISTIKHAHHDFDIDKPGADSFRHREAGAEEVTIVSGTRFAIMHELRGAAEPTLEEILQRISPCDLVLVEGYKQEAIPKIELRRLASRSREPLAPSDPHIVAIAADHPVEDARLPVFDLDDTAAIADFVIETIGVPRR
- the mobA gene encoding molybdenum cofactor guanylyltransferase MobA is translated as MGQTKVPPGLILAGGRSSRMGANKALLPLNGKAVLRHVVDRLTPQVTSVSVNSSAAFPGFESLPVIEDSVAGQLGPLAGILTGMRHYAEASHYLTVPCDSPFFPKDLAERLIAACDSKEAIVIASSLGRRHPVFGLWPTALADDLEHSLVVEDNRRINAFLDRHHTVAVDFSPLQTGAGELDPFLNINTPEELTDAQAFAEALA